A genomic stretch from Xenopus laevis strain J_2021 chromosome 6S, Xenopus_laevis_v10.1, whole genome shotgun sequence includes:
- the LOC121395247 gene encoding gastrula zinc finger protein XlCGF26.1-like has protein sequence MRIHTGEKPFQYTKCGKSFRLNYLLKCHMRIHTGEKPFKCTECNQSFTRLGTLKVHQRIHTGERPYMCTECGKSFTVKTNLIKHQTVHTKEKPYACTECGKQFSTKDQLSSHGSVHTGAFTCTECGKQFSRKECLELHVKRHIEEKIFTCTVCGKTFSNKRNLVYPYTTHTGEKPFICTECKNMSPSILFSCTECDQQFQNMRNLTIHQRIHTRNETFPCTECGKLFSKMRNLIIHRRIHTRSERFPCTECGKHFPTKTYLAIHKRFHLKRETFQCTECGKRFLTKSYFQQHCVTHTGEKPFTCTECGKCFSIKLNLIRHQKIHIKRETFPCTECGKPFFTKASLQRHSMAHKGEKPFVCTECGKCFFTKVSLQRHSMAHTGEKPFVCTECDKPFFTKVSLQRHSLTHTGEKPFACTKCGKCFGTKSYLNRHQKIHIKRETLSCTECGKHFSKKSGLQRHYITHSEEKPFMCTECGKCFSLKMNLTNHQKIHIKKESLSCTECGKSFSKKGNLQRHSLTHTGERPFLCSECGKCFSIKMFLDRHQRIHINGKLSDVQNVTSVS, from the coding sequence AtgagaattcacacaggagagaaaccattccaATATACAAAATGTGGGAAAAGTTTCAGGCTAAATTATCTCCTTAAATGCCACAtgagaattcacacaggagagaaacctttcaaGTGCACAGAATGTAACCAGAGTTTCACTCGACTCGGAACCCTTAAAGTTCACCAAAGAATTCACACTGGGGAGAGACCTTAcatgtgcacagaatgtgggaaaagtttcaCTGTAAAGACTAACCTTATAAAACACCAGACAGTTCACACTAAGGAGAAACCTTAtgcatgtacagaatgtgggaaacaaTTCTCTACAAAAGACCAGCTTTCTTCTCACGGAAGTGTCCACACAGGAGCTTttacatgtacagaatgtggaaaaCAATTCTCTCGTAAGGAATGTCTTGAACTACACGTAAAACGTcacatagaagaaaaaatatttacatgtacagtatgtggaaaAACCTTTTCTAATAAGAGAAACCTTGTCTACCCCTACACAactcacactggggagaaaccttTCATATGCACAGAATGTAAGAATATGTCTCCGTCCATTCTATTCTCATGTACAGAATGTGACCAACAGTTCCAGAATATGAGAAACCTTACCAtacaccagagaattcacacaaGGAATGAAACGTtcccatgtacagaatgtggcaaactGTTCTCTAAAATGAGAAACCTTATCATACACCGGAGAATTCACACAAGAAGTGAACGGTtcccatgtacagaatgtggcaaacatTTCCCTACAAAGACCTACCTTGCCATACACAAGCGATTTCACTTAAAAAGGGAAACTTTCCagtgtacagaatgtggcaaacgtTTCTTAACAAAGTCCTACTTTCAGCAGCATTGTGTtacccacacaggggagaaacctttcacaTGCACTGAATGCGGCAAATGTTTCTCTATAAAGTTGAACCTTATACGACACcagaaaattcacataaaaagGGAAACTTTCCCATGTACCGAATGTGGCAAACCTTTCTTTACAAAGGCCAGTCTCCAGCGGCATTCTATGGCCCACAaaggggagaaaccatttgtgtgcacagaatgtggcaaatgtttcttTACAAAGGTCAGTCTCCAGCGGCATTCTATGGcgcacacaggggagaaaccttttgTGTGCACAGAATGCGACAAACCTTTCTTTACAAAGGTCAGTCTCCAGCGACATTCTCTGACCCACACAGGGGAAAAACCTTTTGCATGCACaaaatgtggcaaatgtttcgGTACTAAATCATACCTTAACAGACACcagaaaattcacataaaaagggaaactttatcatgtacagaatgtggcaaacatTTCTCTAAAAAGAGCGGCCTTCAGCGCCATTATATTACTCACTCAGAGGAGAAACCTTTcatgtgcacagaatgtggcaaatgtttctcTCTAAAGATGAATCTAACGAATCACcagaaaattcacataaaaaaagaatctttatcatgtacagaatgtggcaaatctTTCTCTAAAAAGGGCAACCTTCAGAGACATTCTCTTACCCACACAGGGGAGAGACCTTTCTTATGCtcagaatgtggcaaatgtttctcTATAAAGATGTTCCTTGACAGACACCAGAGAATCCACATAAATGGGAAACTTTCCGATGTACAGAACGTGACAAGCGTATCTTGA
- the LOC108695539 gene encoding gastrula zinc finger protein XlCGF26.1-like: MSIPKSQKKCPSVRKQFKCSECGKTFADKTHLLIHMRNHTGEKPYKCTECGKSFRVSCSLRKHQRIHTGEKPFECTECGKSFRASSNLKNHQRIHTGEKPYQCEECGKKFTTKTHLHFHFRLHTAEKPFTCTECGKSFRLNEYLKEHQRIHTGEKPFTCTECGKGLSSEYHLHAHLRTHTGEKPFMCTECGKSFSQNSVLKKHQRIHTEEKPFACTECGEKFRKKSYLDAHLRIHTREKLFSCAECGKCFLSKRNLTRHYTIHTREKSFTCKDCGKSFSTKDRLSSHISVHVGEKPFTCTESGEHFSHKKNLEQNTQLHTEEKTFTCTVCGNIFSNKRNRLYPHTTHTGEKPFICRECKNMSHSVLLSCTECGKQFSKKKYLNRHQRIHIKNETFPCTECGKCFSTKMYLRKHQKRHTRGSNYTHAKIARDILQQKLTLKNN, encoded by the coding sequence ATGAGCATTCCAAAATCCCAGAAGAAATGTCCATCTGTAAGAAAACAATTCAAATGCtcagaatgtgggaaaacatttgcagataaaACTCACCTTCTTATTCATATGAGAaatcacacaggagagaaaccatacaagtgcacagaatgtgggaaaagtttcaGGGTAAGCTGTTCCCTTAGAAAACACCAgcgaattcacacaggagagaaaccatttgagtgcacagaatgtgggaaaagtttcaGGGCAAGTAGTAACCTTAAAAAccaccagagaattcacacaggggagaaaccgtaCCAATGTGAAGAATGTGGTAAAAAATTTACAACAAAAACCCACCTTCATTTTCACTTTAGACTTCACACAGCGGAGAAACCAtttacatgcacagaatgtgggaaaagtttcaGGCTAAATGAATACCTTAAAGaacaccagagaattcacacaggagagaaacctttcacatgcacagaatgtgggaaaggacTTTCAAGTGAATACCACCTTCATGCTCATCTgagaactcacacaggagagaaaccattcatgtgcacagaatgtgggaaaagtttcaGCCAAAATTCAGTCCTTAAAAAACACCAAAGAATTCACACAGAGGAGAAACCTTTtgcatgcacagaatgtggggaAAAATTTAGGAAAAAAAGCTACCTTGATGCTCACCTTAGAATTCACACAAGAGAGAAACTATTTTCTTGTGCAGAATGTGGTAAATGTTTCCTTTCAAAGCGGAATCTTACCAGACATTACACAATTCACACAAGGGAGAAATCTTTCACTTGTAAAGACTGCGGCAAAAGCTTCTCTACAAAGGACAGACTTTCTTCTCACATAAGTGTCCATGTAGGAGAGAAACCTTTTACATGTACAGAGTCTGGAGAACATTTCTCTCATAAGAAAAATCTTGAACAAAACACACAACTTcacacagaagaaaaaacatttacatgtacagtatgtgggaaCATCTTTTCTAATAAGAGAAATCGTCTCTACCCCCACACAACTCATACTGGGGAGAAACCTTTCATATGCAGAGAATGTAAGAATATGTCTCACTCCGTTCTTCtctcatgcacagaatgtggcaaacagtTCTCTAAAAAGAAATACCTTAACAGACACCAGAGAATtcacataaaaaatgaaactttcccatgcacagaatgtggcaaatgtttctcTACAAAGATGTACCTTCGCAAACACCAGAAACGACACACTCGGGGGAGTAACTACACACATGCAAAAATTGCGAGGGACATTTTACAACAAAAACTGACCTTAAAAAACAACTGA